In Labeo rohita strain BAU-BD-2019 chromosome 4, IGBB_LRoh.1.0, whole genome shotgun sequence, the DNA window ttgtttcatcTGCTTTCAGTGTGGAAAGCGTTTTAGTCAACATGGAAACCTTAAAgcccacatgagaattcacaaaGGAAAGGACCCTTTCACCTGCCCTCAGTGTGGAGTAAGTTTCACTCAGAAAGGAAGCCTTAACAGGCATATGAGAaatcacactggagagaaaccttactCATGCCAGCAGTGTGGAGTAAGTTTCACTCAAAAAGTGATTCTCAGTAAGCACATGAGGAGACACACTGGGGAAAAGCCTTACATATGCCATCAATGTGGAAAGTGTTATGATCAAAATGAAAAGCTTGAAACACACATGAGaactcacactggagaaaacccattcacctgccaacagtgtggacaGAGTTTCACTCTAAAAGGAAATCTTAACAGGCATATGAGAATTCACACAGGAGAAAAACCTTACGcatgccctcagtgtggaaagggaTTTCATCAACATGGAAACCTGAAAATTCACATGAAAAATCATACAGGCGAAAAGCCTTTTACCAGCAAACAGtgtggaaaacattttaagCGAAAAGCAAACCTTAATTACCACATAAGATTACACACAGGAAAAAGCCTTTTCAcctgccctcagtgtggaaTAAGTTTCACTCAGAAAGGAAGCCTTAACAGGcatatgagaattcacactggagagaaaccttttacctgccaacagtgtggagtAAGTTTCACTCAAAAAGTGATTCTCAGTAAGCACATGAGAAGACACAATGGGGAAAGGCCTTACACATGCCATCAGTGTGGAAAGTGTTTTGATCAAAATGAAAAGCTTGAAACGCACCTGAGAATCCACACGGGAGAAAACCCattcacctgccaacagtgtggaaagactTTCACTCAAAAAGGAAGCCTTAACaggcacatgagaattcacacggGAGAGAAACCTTACTcatgccctcagtgtggaaagagttttcaTCAACATGTAAATCTTAAAGTCCACATGatagttcacactggagaaaagcctttTACCTGCCAAaagtgtggaaaaagtttcgGTCAGAATGAAAAGCTTAAAatccacatgagaattcacacttgAGAAAACCCgttcacctgccaacagtgtggagtAAGTCTCAGTAAGAAAAGGACTCTCAATAGGCAGTTCACACCAGAGAGAAGCCTTATACATactctcagtgtggaaagagttttgaTCAACATGGAAACCTTAAACTCCACCTGAGTATTCATACAGAAGATAGGCCTTttacctgccaacagtgtggaaaatgtttcaaatgaaaaGTAAGCCTTGATTACCACATGATAATACACACTGAACTTTCAGTCAAAAAGGAAGCTTTAATGGACATATAAGAATTCAgtctggagagaaaccttactCATGCCGTCATGTGGAAAGAGATTTGATCAACATGGAAATCCTTAAAgttcacatgagaattcacattGGAGAAAAGCCTTTCACCAGCCAACAGTGTGAGTTATTTagtaagtttatttaaaaaagggatTCTCAATAGGCACATGAAAATTCACACCAGGGAGAAAGTTTCAGTCAATATACAAACCTCAAAGTTCAGATGAGAAGTCATACTTGAGAGACCTCTTACTTGCCAAGCATGTGGAAGTTTTGCAGAAGTTTCTTTGAAAATGAATCCATATCTGGCTCACGAGAATTCAGAGCAGAGAGAAGCTGTTTACATGGGATCAGTGTGGATAGAGTTTCAGATAAACCTAACCCTTAAGCTCAGTATGGGAAGAGTTTCAAGCTTAAAGAAGGAATTACATCAAAGATACCTTAAATGTGGTGAGCTATTCATTGTGGCAAAAgtttaacaataaattaaaaaaaaaaaaacaatttcaggAATCATACATTCCGGAGGAAGACAATTTAAGATGTGCAAATGTGAGACCCTATttgaaaaaaactttaataaattcCTAAAATCTTCGGTGGGTTGAATATTTCTTTTTGCAGCTGTTGTGCATATACTATGTGCGATTGGGTCttgctctctctttttttcagttCTTTTATTTTGAGAATTGTAAATATGTACCCCCTTCTGGTTATTGAATTTGATTCTCCCGAAAAAGACCACACACAGGCAGTTTGCTGAGTTCATccatgttttgtatttattagaaAGACTTAAGATATATGAGAAAACACCAGACAGACATGAATCGATGCTCTCATCCAGTCACAAAACTATATATATGAGCatcatgaatgtacatgtttgtgtttttgagaaaacaatgtttttgtgtggttagtgaaaaactaaaattatttcagtcactgaaataaggctataaaacacattcagaacatttgttcataagacttttgagaactggatgtggtaaactagtgtttttgaaacaaaataatgtgaaaatCAATGCAAGTCATGTTTTGTGTTAGAAAGGCCacatgcgagggagtgacaatgaCCATGAATAtgtagtgattcacacctgagagacaaagggCCTTCCATAATGGCCCATCAATATGAATGTGACTGAGGCAGGTAAGAGagagtaattttaataatttttttattatttgtattttttacaacaccgtataataaaaatatacacagtgtAGGTCAAGGACACATAATTAAACACTGATCTGAACACTGAGACTTGGAACAGTAACACACCTTTGCACCAAACATTCGTAGATATAACACTTTTATATCTTGTGGCTAAACATGTtacaaaacactaaacaaacaTCCTGGCATTGTGGGACATTTAATCAGTGAAATGACACATTTCATAATGTTTCACTTGATTTCATACATTTAGTCAGGAATTAAAGTTTGAGTCTAAGTAgtaaaatgtgtacaagttGTCACAATAACAACAGATGCAAGTAATCATAATGATATCCTCATCTGGATGAAGCTGTgttcttctgaggtaaattctggGTTATTCCTTTTAACTcgtcttcttccagaaacaAAAAGTTGCCAGGATGAACTCTGTACGATGAACGTTTGTTTACGAAGGTGATGTGGGCATTTACAAGTCGCATGCCTCACATGGttgtttaaaatgtgaaaagcgTGATCAGCTTATGGGCGTGATCGTGTTAGAGATAATGAGTTTTTCGTggtcattaagaaaatacaagACATAACGCAGCGGTGCAGGCTttgaccccagagggttaacaaTACTTaaattttattgataaatgGGGTTGGTTTCCCAAGATTTTGTTATTCAGAGGGAAATGTTTTTGCTTGCTTGGAGATCATGTTGGTGAGATATGGATTtgaatttaataatgtttaaacaatgTCCTGCAGTAATAGCAGGGATGCAAAAGTaagtagattaaaaaaaagaacatagtGCAGGTTGGGGGCATGTTctgtacagatttttttttttaaatatactttttacatatatttttattactttatagaTTCAAAATTACAAACAGTTTGGAAAGTAGGAACGGAAAGGATGTGttgccaagtatggtgacccatacttggaatttgtgctctgcatttaacccatgcAAGTGCACACACATTCGCATTTAGTCATTTTGCAGACGCTTTTGGCTTACAAATTAGGAAAAAGAAAGCAATCAAAATTAACAAAAGAGAAATGATATGTAAATactatgacaagtctcagttagcttAATACAGTACACATAGcaaggtttttttaaattatacaataaataaaaagaaaaccgAATAGAAAAGGAATAGAGCAAGCTAGTGTCAGAGTGTCAAGAATATGGACCTGTCTTGTTGTGTTTCCACCCGTTTCTGTTCCCGTGTACCTGTATATGGTCATGTTCCTGTCCTCGTTTAGTCTAATTGGTTATACTATGCACCTGTGTTCCCCTGATTACCCCATGCATTTAAGTTCCTGTCTGTGTGGTCCTCTTTTGTCGGGTCTACAAGTTATGTTCATATGTCATCTCTGGAGAGCCAGAGCCATCACTGCAAGCGACAGAGCCGAGGATCGCCATGAAGCCAGAGTTACACGTGCCGTCTCGGGTGCGAGAGTTGGCTACAATGCCCACCATGAGGGAGAATGCCGTGCAGAGTGAAATCGCAGAGAGTAAGTGGTCAATGGATCTGGGTACAAGGAAAGCAGAGAAGGATCTTATTGATTGCTATGCTGACCTGCCCCCTCTCCTCTCTCCTTCTTCGGAGCCCTCTGTCACCTCTGTTCCCACGTCCAGCCCAGAGGGGGCCTCCCGTTCCTGAGTTtagcccagagagggctcctgTTCCTGAGTTCAGCCCAAAGAGGGTTTCGGTTCCCAAGGGCAGTCCTAAGAGCCTGGAAGATCACAAATAAGTCCACTCCTGCCTCATCCTTCACTATCGTCTGGCAGCCCTTCTACCCACCATCTGTGGTGGGCTCGCTgtgggtctgccagtctccatcgccgtcatggctggaggatcccctGTCTCCGCTTCCAGCCTCTGAGTCCAGGACTCCGCTTCGGCCCGTCGACCCAGCATCTCCACCGTGGCTCCTAGCTCCCTCCTCTCCTCTGTGGCCCAGCAGTCCGCTTTATCCGCCCGGGCTCCCTCATCCTTCTGGCTCCGTCAGGCTCCTCTACCCCCTCGGATTCACCTGGGTCCTCTGACGTTCTGGCTCCACTGCGGCCTGTCAGATCCACACCTCTGCGTCGGTTACTGGAGCTATTTGTTCCACCTCAGCCCTCCGGATCCTCCTTATCACTCCGGCTCATCAGTTCTCCCTCTCCGCCTCAGGCTCTTCTGTCACCTGGAGTCATCAGTCCTTCCTCCttcatggctcctccctctatCGGCTCCACCATGGGTTGTCATCATGGCTGTGGCCTGGGTCccgcctggctcctcctgctccatgTCCCTCCTGTTGACAAGTAAAATCTGAGTTATTTGCACGTAAAACAGATTGTTGTTAGTTAAGCGTGTAATTCCAATCATTCGTAAAAAGGGCACTCATGCACACTCATTCACAATTGACATAATCCCCGCCTATTAATAACAGCTACGCAAATTGTCCAAGAATGCAGTGAAATATTCTGGTGTGATTTCTCAGGTTTGACACCAGCATattgcataaatgtaaaaaagactaataggccatatgcctaacaataaatattcaataacatGTGTCCACCAGAGTTTTTAGCCAGATAGGAAAAATGTCAAGCAAACAATCAGCTGGTGGCGCTTGAAAACACTTTGGTTTTTCCAGGCTTTAGTTGGTATGATTTGGAATATCCACGGGAGCAACGTATTACTAGTAtctcatttttaagaattttactaaaatttgaataaataaaataaacttctcAGGCACCCGGTCCGGGACATGCTGTCGATGAtccttaaatatttttgtgaagaTTTGTCAAATGGTTCAAAAGATATTGCAATTTATGACAAATTTCAAAATGGCAGACACATGGTTCAGCTGATCCTGGCAAAATCAATATCGTGCATGATCCAAGGAATCCACAGACAccaatattatgattttttgaccaactgttcaaaagtttttcatACCTCATGATCCGTAGGTGGCACGGTTCCCAAATTTGGCATGATCCCTCAGTTCGTAGTGTTGATGAAGCATACCAAGTTTATTTTCAATTGATGAAAATTTAGCCAAGATATAGCCACTAATCCAATTTTGGGTCAACTTCATTAAATTTGTGAcatcatcatttttgaacaaagatAACGAAAATGAAAGTTTTCGATTTTGGGAAGAATTTAATCAATTTTGAAGGAGTAGCAAAAAACCTgaatactgtatttttcaaaatggTCACTACTGTAATGGGTGGAGTCTTAAAATAAGCTATTGAATGGGATCAGCAAAAAGAGAGGAATTaggtgtactgttttttttttcttttctttttttctagaaCAAAGGGTTCAAGAGTTACTCCCATTTCAATGTTGAATTTTTGAACTGGTGGTGGCACTATACTGTTTATCCTAGAGACCA includes these proteins:
- the LOC127163662 gene encoding gastrula zinc finger protein XlCGF57.1-like isoform X1 encodes the protein MAVIKEETEDFRIEEVFSIKQEDIEEQTDPPAFKVENEVLNEMEEKDQYENHHDFITEEKSFHCSQTKKTFSQKRVKALKKNCFICFQCGKRFSQHGNLKAHMRIHKGKDPFTCPQCGVSFTQKGSLNRHMRNHTGEKPYSCQQCGVSFTQKVILSKHMRRHTGEKPYICHQCGKCYDQNEKLETHMRTHTGENPFTCQQCGQSFTLKGNLNRHMRIHTGEKPYACPQCGKGFHQHGNLKIHMKNHTGEKPFTSKQCGKHFKRKANLNYHIRLHTGKSLFTCPQCGISFTQKGSLNRHMRIHTGEKPFTCQQCGVSFTQKVILSKHMRRHNGERPYTCHQCGKCFDQNEKLETHLRIHTGENPFTCQQCGKTFTQKGSLNRHMRIHTGEKPYSCPQCGKSFHQHVNLKVHMIVHTGEKPFTCQKCGKSFGQNEKLKIHMRIHT